From one Rosa rugosa chromosome 4, drRosRugo1.1, whole genome shotgun sequence genomic stretch:
- the LOC133743656 gene encoding probable membrane-associated kinase regulator 2, which yields MEAFSLLKYWRGGGLVASSAPPNGPNNVTSAAATILTAVAENSDESHETDDDDDDDDGPFFDLEFAVPDEAEAHEASGSSDSGDESEVEVHQDGEDDESDDDDDVDVDVDGEEGEFNFTVSSGSSNDRTDPNLSMSPSDDLFFKGKLVPIEPSSIVFNPSEPNSKAQFAGSLLKSATKFRVFMSGLKKSKSNSNGPENKTEPTNTNGSVQEQHEKQENKQQKQGKLFTVKLKVEEVPIVSLFTRDNSSRISTKTQNQKTQSSEEAASEEKRFSKEVMQKYLKMVKPLYVRVSKRYGEKTRLSGQLSVSSPQPAEKSQAEAEVSEPAASNVKSTLKQGNIPAGLRVVCKHLGKSRSASSAVAAAPPGTVPSQRRDDSLLQQQDGIQSAILHCKRSFNASRDSDSTPLSRSMSDSCNEKASLKPSDQGGEV from the exons ATGGAAGCTTTTAGCCTGCTCAAGTATTGGCGAGGTGGCGGCCTTGTTGCTTCCTCCGCTCCTCCTAATGGCCCTAACAATGTCAcctccgccgccgccaccaTCCTCACCGCCGTCGCTGAGAACAGCGACGAGAGTCATGAAactgacgacgacgacgacgacgacgacggaCCTTTCTTTGACTTGGAGTTTGCCGTCCCTGACGAGGCCGAAGCCCACGAAGCCTCTGGAAGCAGCGACAGCGGCGACGAGAGTGAGGTGGAAGTGCACCAAGATGGGGAAGATGATGagtctgatgatgatgacgacgTGGACGTGGACGTGGACGGTGAGGAGGGTGAGTTTAACTTCACTGTGTCTTCCGGGTCGAGCAATGACCGCACCGACCCGAATCTGTCGATGTCTCCCTCTGACGATTTGTTCTTCAAGGGTAAGCTGGTGCCGATTGAGCCTTCCTCCATTGTCTTCAACCCGTCCGAGCCGAACTCCAAGGCTCAATTCGCAGGGTCGCTGCTCAAGTCCGCCACCAAGTTCCGGGTCTTCATGTCGGGTCTCAAGAAATCCAAGTCCAATTCCAACGGCCCGGAAAACAAAACGGAACCTACAAATACAAACGGATCCGTACAAGAACAACATGAAAAACAAGAGAATAAGCAACAGAAGCAGGGGAAGCTTTTCACGGTGAAGTTGAAGGTGGAGGAAGTTCCCATTGTGTCCTTGTTCACCAGAGACAACAGCTCCAGAATCTCCACCAAGACCCAGAACCAGAAAACCCAGAGTTCCGAAGAAGCTGCTTCTGAGGAAAAGCGCTTTTCGAAAGAGGTAATGCAGAAGTACTTGAAAATGGTGAAGCCTCTCTACGTCCGCGTTTCGAAACGCTACGGCGAGAAGACGAGGCTCTCCGGTCAACTCAGCGTAAGCAGCCCGCAGCCGGCGGAGAAGAGCCAGGCGGAGGCGGAAGTTTCGGAACCGGCGGCGAGCAATGTGAAGAGTACTTTGAAGCAGGGGAATATTCCGGCGGGTTTGAGAGTTGTTTGCAAGCACTTGGGGAAGAGCCGCTCGGCTTCTTCGGCTGTAGCCGCGGCTCCACCGGGAACTGTGCCGTCACAGAGGAGAGATGATTCGCTGCTGCAGCAGCAGGATGGGATCCAGAGCGCCATTCTCCATTGCAAGCGGTCATTCAATGCTTCCAGAG ATTCCGATTCTACTCCGCTATCCCGGTCGATGAGCGATTCCTGCAACGAGAAGGCGTCACTAAAACCGTCGGATCAAGGCGGAGAGGTTTGA
- the LOC133744903 gene encoding uncharacterized protein LOC133744903 — MSINNIELLNGSNYKKWKGDIELNLGILDFDHVLREDPPQEPAANASKETKDKYLQWHRHNRMALICMKKSMTDAVKGGIADSENARVFFNSIADKYKVSDKAETGNLMNKLIKMRFNGQGSIREYIM; from the coding sequence ATGAGCATCAATAACATTGAACTGCTCAATGGATCAAACTACAAGAAATGGAAGGGAGACATTGAATTGAACCTGGGAATTCTGGACTTTGATCATGTGCTAAGGGAGGATCCACCACAGGAGCCAGCTGCTAATGCAAGCAAGGAGACTAAGGACAAGTACCTGCAGTGGCATAGGCATAATAGAATGGCCTTGATCTGCATGAAGAAAAGCATGACAGATGCAGTGAAGGGAGGAATTGCAGATTCTGAAAATGCAAGGGTGTTTTTCAACTCCATTGCAGATAAGTACAAGGTGTCTGACAAAGCTGAGACTGGAAATTTGATGAATAAACTGATCAAGATGAGGTTCAATGGACAAGGAAGCATCAGGGAGTACATTATGTAA